From Roseibium alexandrii DFL-11, the proteins below share one genomic window:
- a CDS encoding thiolase family protein: MPTTQDRPIVISAARRTPLGAFMGALASVPSTLLGATAISAVLKDAGVSENVVDETLMGCVLPAGLGQAPARQAARASGLPDSCGATTINKVCGSGMKSVMLGHDLLKAGSAGIVVAGGMESMSRAPFLLPDMRGGRKAGSSEVIDHMMRDGLEDAYETGRPMGAFGEATAEKYQFSRSDQDGYAMETLERAQSAVLNGTFASEIVPVPVQTRKATILVEKDERPPQINSAKIPELRAAFGENGTITAASSSANADGAAALVLTSSETAHEHEMPVLAHIVGHATHAQAPEWFTTAPIPAIQKLIKQIGWTVEDVDLFEINEAFSVVAMAAAKELGIPRGKLNVNGGACALGHPIGATGARIVVTLLHALKARGLKKGIASLCIGGGEATAIAIQLA; the protein is encoded by the coding sequence CAATCGTCATTAGCGCTGCACGGAGAACACCGTTGGGGGCCTTTATGGGGGCATTGGCGTCTGTGCCTTCGACGCTACTCGGTGCAACCGCGATATCAGCAGTTCTCAAGGATGCGGGAGTTTCAGAGAATGTGGTTGATGAAACCCTGATGGGATGCGTCTTGCCTGCCGGCCTCGGTCAAGCACCCGCGCGTCAGGCGGCACGCGCTTCCGGTCTGCCTGATTCTTGCGGTGCCACAACCATCAACAAGGTCTGCGGTTCCGGTATGAAATCGGTCATGCTTGGCCATGATCTTCTCAAGGCCGGATCAGCCGGTATCGTTGTCGCAGGCGGCATGGAATCAATGTCTCGGGCACCGTTTCTGCTTCCTGATATGCGCGGTGGGCGAAAGGCCGGCTCCTCGGAAGTCATTGATCATATGATGCGGGACGGTCTTGAGGATGCTTATGAGACCGGCAGGCCGATGGGAGCCTTTGGTGAGGCGACGGCCGAAAAGTACCAGTTCAGCCGGTCCGATCAGGACGGTTATGCTATGGAAACACTGGAACGGGCTCAATCCGCTGTTCTTAATGGTACCTTTGCGTCCGAAATCGTGCCTGTCCCGGTCCAGACGCGAAAGGCAACTATCCTGGTTGAAAAGGATGAGCGCCCCCCGCAAATCAACTCCGCCAAGATACCGGAATTGCGGGCAGCCTTTGGGGAGAATGGAACTATCACAGCAGCAAGTTCGTCCGCCAATGCAGATGGCGCGGCTGCTTTGGTGCTCACCAGCAGCGAAACGGCACATGAGCATGAAATGCCGGTCCTGGCCCATATTGTCGGTCATGCGACGCACGCCCAAGCACCGGAATGGTTCACGACAGCACCAATTCCTGCGATTCAGAAACTGATCAAACAGATCGGCTGGACGGTTGAAGACGTTGATCTTTTTGAAATCAATGAAGCTTTCTCCGTCGTTGCAATGGCCGCTGCCAAGGAACTGGGGATCCCGCGCGGCAAACTCAATGTGAACGGCGGCGCTTGTGCTCTTGGGCACCCCATTGGAGCGACCGGAGCCCGTATCGTGGTCACACTGCTGCATGCCCTGAAGGCGCGCGGACTTAAAAAAGGCATAGCGTCCCTGTGTATTGGGGGCGGCGAGGCAACCGCGATCGCAATTCAACTGGCGTAA
- a CDS encoding TRAP transporter small permease subunit gives MTSLVHLLRRLNDRVAMGVGIMLLVCVAFTLVEIITRKLGAGLGGVDEISGYVMAVTTAWGISYALTEQAHVRIDLLRQRLVPFGRAVFDVISMACLAGTAIVVAWRGWSVLEKTLSTGARANTPLETPLWIPQTLWWLGWVWFAMSATILLVSVAVRFATSDYKSVDQIAGARGEA, from the coding sequence ATGACCTCCTTGGTTCACCTCTTGCGGCGCTTAAACGACCGCGTTGCGATGGGCGTCGGCATTATGCTGCTGGTCTGTGTGGCCTTCACGCTCGTCGAGATCATCACCCGGAAGCTGGGGGCGGGCCTTGGAGGCGTGGACGAGATCTCCGGTTACGTTATGGCTGTCACGACCGCGTGGGGCATCAGTTACGCATTGACGGAGCAGGCGCATGTGCGCATCGACTTGCTGCGTCAGCGTCTTGTCCCGTTCGGCCGTGCGGTCTTTGACGTCATCTCCATGGCATGCCTGGCCGGCACGGCGATTGTGGTTGCCTGGCGCGGGTGGAGCGTTTTGGAAAAGACGCTCTCCACCGGCGCGCGGGCAAACACGCCGCTGGAAACGCCGCTTTGGATTCCGCAAACGCTTTGGTGGCTCGGCTGGGTCTGGTTTGCGATGTCCGCCACCATCCTTCTGGTCTCCGTCGCAGTCCGGTTCGCAACGTCAGATTACAAGTCCGTCGATCAAATCGCCGGTGCCCGGGGGGAAGCATGA
- a CDS encoding alpha/beta hydrolase family protein, giving the protein MTTINHHIIDRGDGAAVELFQAHPIGSGEPAGAILFVHGNQGGQLTGARELVDRGTLSTFAVAMNVTAAAVSQPGFGASDGPCDFCGPNTQDAIIAALNALKNQPSIDPGRIVLYGHSRGAVAAGMVAARYDGLRAVILSSGVYDLNAFHMDCADGLRIAIETEAGQSAQAFHARSALFHADKITTETLLLHGRHDDRALVEQAEAFSVALENSGGKVALEVLECGHRLPAKTLKDVVEPFLKEVLSAKHLMH; this is encoded by the coding sequence ATGACGACCATAAATCATCATATCATCGACCGCGGCGACGGCGCCGCGGTGGAACTGTTTCAGGCGCATCCGATTGGAAGCGGAGAGCCGGCCGGTGCGATATTGTTCGTGCATGGCAACCAGGGTGGTCAATTGACCGGCGCCCGCGAACTAGTGGACCGGGGAACCTTAAGCACGTTTGCCGTTGCCATGAACGTCACAGCAGCAGCTGTGTCTCAACCCGGTTTTGGGGCTTCTGATGGTCCATGTGATTTTTGTGGTCCCAACACCCAAGACGCGATCATCGCGGCATTAAACGCGTTGAAAAATCAACCGTCTATCGACCCGGGGCGCATTGTTCTTTACGGCCACAGCCGGGGCGCTGTGGCAGCCGGTATGGTTGCTGCCCGGTATGACGGCTTGCGGGCTGTGATCCTCTCAAGTGGCGTGTATGATTTGAACGCGTTTCATATGGACTGTGCGGATGGCCTGCGAATAGCTATTGAGACGGAGGCTGGGCAGTCAGCTCAAGCGTTCCATGCCCGTTCAGCTCTGTTTCATGCCGACAAAATCACCACTGAAACTTTGCTGTTGCATGGCCGCCATGATGATCGGGCTCTTGTTGAACAAGCCGAAGCATTCTCGGTCGCGCTTGAAAACTCAGGCGGGAAGGTGGCATTGGAAGTTCTCGAGTGCGGCCACCGGCTGCCCGCGAAAACCCTTAAGGACGTTGTCGAGCCTTTTCTCAAGGAAGTTCTTTCTGCCAAACATTTGATGCACTAG
- a CDS encoding LysR family transcriptional regulator, giving the protein MTLEQLRAFLAVARMGGVRKAAEQMNISQPAISARISSLEDYLGTRLFSRETTGVSLTAKGVVLRDYAEQIMAITERIKGDVMSDDSISSLLRLGVAETIAQTWLPDFLAALHTTFQRLNIEVTVDTSFNLREMLLDRALDLTILMGPISEYSTDNLPLPPFDLGWYRPLDLEEPDLSQVPVITYNRSSRPYRELVQKLRDLYGISTQVFPTNSLSTGFEMVASGIGVGILPSVLGRRLVAEGRIASFDPGWQPSPLVFTATYVGVPRNELIARAAKIAQEISINHAKQFNDA; this is encoded by the coding sequence ATGACACTTGAACAGCTTAGAGCTTTTTTGGCGGTTGCGCGTATGGGTGGTGTTCGCAAGGCCGCCGAACAGATGAACATCTCACAGCCGGCCATTTCTGCCCGTATTTCCAGCCTGGAGGACTATCTCGGCACGCGTCTCTTCAGCCGCGAAACAACCGGCGTTTCGCTGACCGCAAAGGGCGTGGTTCTTCGGGATTATGCGGAACAGATCATGGCAATCACGGAGCGTATCAAGGGCGATGTCATGTCCGATGACAGCATCAGTTCCCTGCTCCGCCTGGGCGTTGCAGAGACCATCGCTCAGACCTGGTTGCCGGACTTTCTCGCAGCGCTTCACACGACGTTTCAGCGGCTCAACATCGAGGTCACGGTCGATACATCGTTCAACCTTCGGGAGATGCTGCTCGATCGGGCGCTCGATCTTACCATCCTGATGGGGCCAATTTCCGAGTACAGCACCGACAACTTGCCGCTTCCGCCCTTTGATCTCGGCTGGTATAGGCCATTGGATCTTGAAGAGCCGGACCTCTCCCAAGTGCCGGTCATTACCTACAACCGCAGCTCCCGCCCCTACCGCGAACTCGTTCAAAAACTACGAGATCTTTACGGCATCTCGACGCAAGTTTTCCCAACGAACTCCCTGTCGACCGGGTTTGAAATGGTTGCGTCCGGGATTGGCGTTGGCATCCTGCCCAGTGTCCTGGGCCGCCGTCTTGTAGCCGAAGGCCGGATTGCATCATTCGATCCGGGATGGCAACCAAGCCCACTTGTGTTCACTGCAACTTATGTTGGAGTACCCCGCAACGAGTTGATTGCTAGGGCAGCGAAAATTGCGCAAGAAATCAGCATCAACCACGCGAAACAATTCAACGACGCCTGA
- a CDS encoding MFS transporter, with amino-acid sequence MMSLALLLCPFAFTMGAFAFSGALVPMAASLGVTVGEAAALQSGFAIACAICGPVLAKLTSSLPRKPLLLTVLMLMTVLNGLSAMVSGYGALMASRVLVGGVGALAFPLATAIASAGATEDGRPAAVAKVYAGIPLAMIVGIPVGSVLGNTIGWQSCFAATGIVSAMAFALVLVSVPSKIPLQQHSAGSREPVGASIVAHLGIMLIASTALFTLVGLLGPIIRALTGFSGPGIAVLQVIAGLSSLAGIRLGVKYAMGQNRSLLAVLFLVLAVSLAVVVPSLGLQHAGSIGLGTIFVSVVLGPVAQFAIGATVQARLATLTGSSATFVFALNASMVYFGQGLGIALGAAALDLSGIASAPAIGTAIALTGCLFAVWLGHFTKNNFQTARG; translated from the coding sequence ATGATGAGCCTTGCTCTCTTGTTGTGCCCTTTTGCGTTCACCATGGGTGCTTTTGCGTTCTCCGGCGCCTTGGTACCAATGGCTGCAAGTCTTGGTGTCACTGTCGGCGAAGCCGCGGCGCTGCAGTCCGGTTTTGCGATTGCCTGCGCGATTTGCGGTCCGGTACTTGCCAAACTGACATCATCACTTCCCCGCAAGCCACTCCTGCTGACGGTCTTGATGTTGATGACGGTCCTCAACGGTCTTTCGGCTATGGTGTCTGGGTATGGCGCGTTGATGGCCTCAAGGGTCTTGGTTGGTGGGGTTGGTGCACTCGCCTTTCCGTTGGCAACAGCGATTGCCTCAGCTGGCGCAACCGAAGACGGCAGACCGGCGGCTGTCGCCAAGGTCTATGCCGGGATACCTCTTGCCATGATCGTCGGCATTCCGGTTGGATCCGTCCTCGGGAATACCATCGGATGGCAGTCCTGTTTCGCGGCAACGGGTATTGTCTCGGCCATGGCCTTCGCGCTGGTTTTGGTGAGTGTGCCCTCCAAAATCCCTTTGCAACAGCATTCTGCCGGGTCTCGTGAGCCTGTTGGTGCGTCCATCGTGGCTCACCTCGGGATCATGCTGATTGCCTCCACGGCCTTGTTTACACTGGTGGGGCTGCTGGGACCAATTATCCGCGCGCTGACCGGGTTTTCAGGACCTGGGATTGCTGTGCTTCAAGTCATTGCCGGGCTGAGCAGTCTTGCCGGGATCAGGCTCGGGGTGAAATACGCGATGGGGCAAAACCGATCGTTGCTTGCAGTCCTGTTCTTGGTCTTGGCTGTTTCACTGGCCGTTGTCGTTCCATCGCTTGGACTTCAACATGCCGGCAGTATCGGACTGGGAACGATCTTCGTGAGTGTGGTCCTTGGGCCTGTTGCCCAGTTTGCCATTGGGGCGACTGTTCAAGCCCGGCTTGCCACCTTGACCGGGTCGTCGGCGACCTTTGTTTTCGCGCTGAATGCATCCATGGTTTACTTTGGTCAGGGCCTTGGAATTGCGCTCGGCGCTGCCGCATTGGATCTCTCAGGAATAGCATCCGCTCCGGCCATAGGAACCGCGATTGCGTTGACCGGCTGCCTGTTCGCCGTATGGCTCGGACACTTCACCAAAAACAATTTTCAAACAGCAAGAGGATAA
- a CDS encoding putative hydro-lyase encodes MQQDLTKFSELAGADMGQVRAAIRSGRYSGHTAGLAHGKLQCNLAILPGEYADSFHEFCRLNPKACPLAGVSNPGEPVIVELGAEVDIRTDAARYNIYRHGKLDQQVSDLNACWQDDLVSFAIGCSFTFENALRLAGVPMRHIDLDRTVPMYRTSIETHKSGPFGGGMVVSMRPIAKERIDEVYEICRKYPLAHGAPVHVGNPAEIGILTIDAPDWGNPVPIEDGEVPVFWACGVTPQVAIMTAKPPLSITHAPGAMLIADVSEQTAPLYTYNDN; translated from the coding sequence ATGCAGCAAGATCTCACAAAGTTTTCTGAATTGGCCGGTGCGGACATGGGGCAGGTTCGCGCCGCGATCCGCTCAGGCCGGTACTCGGGGCACACGGCCGGGCTGGCACACGGAAAACTCCAGTGCAACCTTGCGATCCTCCCGGGTGAATATGCAGATTCTTTTCATGAGTTCTGCCGGCTCAACCCAAAGGCTTGCCCGCTTGCCGGTGTCTCAAACCCAGGCGAACCTGTGATTGTTGAGCTCGGCGCAGAAGTTGATATCCGCACAGATGCCGCCCGCTACAATATCTACCGGCATGGCAAACTTGACCAGCAAGTGTCCGATCTGAACGCCTGCTGGCAAGACGACCTGGTGTCCTTTGCAATAGGGTGTTCATTTACCTTCGAGAACGCTCTGAGGCTTGCCGGCGTTCCAATGCGCCATATCGATCTTGACCGAACGGTCCCAATGTACCGTACATCTATCGAGACGCATAAAAGCGGCCCGTTTGGCGGCGGGATGGTGGTTTCGATGCGGCCCATTGCGAAAGAGCGGATCGATGAAGTCTATGAAATCTGCCGCAAATATCCATTGGCACATGGTGCGCCGGTGCATGTCGGCAATCCTGCCGAGATCGGCATTTTGACCATCGATGCCCCGGATTGGGGGAACCCGGTTCCCATTGAGGATGGGGAAGTGCCGGTGTTTTGGGCCTGTGGGGTTACGCCGCAAGTTGCCATCATGACGGCGAAACCACCCTTATCGATCACTCATGCTCCAGGGGCCATGCTGATCGCCGATGTCAGTGAACAAACGGCCCCGCTTTACACTTACAACGACAACTAA
- a CDS encoding DUF2848 domain-containing protein, producing the protein MKFTTTEGVLESTPQRLIVAGWTGRNKGAVDHHIAELEAIGVPAPSTVPLYYQCAPELLTQAPQIQVVGKETSGEAEPFLIGINGRIWLGLASDHTDRALETYSVAHSKQIAAKPVAGELWPFESVRGHPDEIVLQSWILEEGAWTLYQDGTLAAIRPLRDLMDGANFQDGTAMLCGTLPAIGGVRPAADFKMRMYDPKTSREITWAYSTLALDAVA; encoded by the coding sequence ATGAAGTTCACGACAACCGAAGGCGTGCTGGAAAGCACGCCCCAGCGGCTTATTGTTGCCGGATGGACCGGCCGGAACAAAGGGGCCGTTGATCACCATATTGCTGAACTTGAAGCGATTGGTGTTCCGGCCCCATCAACTGTTCCGCTCTATTATCAATGCGCCCCGGAGCTCCTCACCCAGGCACCCCAAATTCAGGTTGTCGGCAAGGAAACGTCCGGAGAGGCTGAGCCGTTTCTTATTGGCATCAACGGCAGGATCTGGTTGGGCCTTGCCTCCGATCATACGGACCGGGCACTTGAAACCTACTCTGTGGCCCATTCCAAACAGATCGCCGCCAAACCGGTCGCCGGTGAACTCTGGCCCTTTGAAAGCGTCCGAGGCCATCCGGACGAGATTGTTCTTCAATCCTGGATCCTGGAGGAGGGGGCGTGGACCCTCTATCAGGACGGCACACTGGCTGCGATCCGTCCGCTTCGTGATTTGATGGATGGTGCAAACTTCCAGGATGGAACAGCCATGCTCTGCGGGACGCTACCGGCAATTGGCGGTGTCCGCCCGGCAGCCGATTTCAAAATGCGTATGTATGATCCAAAAACCTCCCGGGAGATAACTTGGGCCTACAGCACACTCGCTCTGGATGCGGTCGCCTGA
- a CDS encoding UDP-2,3-diacylglucosamine diphosphatase, with product MHPRLAQVRIPENTLPSRFPGDRLIRKHTADTENRIRHLRTLFLSDIHLGTRGCQADVLLDFLALHHADTIYLVGDIIDGWRLKRKRYWPESHQAVIDELLARGRAGTKIIYLPGNHDEFLKDTQPLRFGCVEFTETAEFETAAGYKYLVLHGDQYDLIVQNAKWLAFLGDRFYAFALWTNTWVNIVRRKFDLNYWSLGAFAKQHVKQFVNVISAFEREVTMDIKNRGLDGVICGHIHHATDQEMNGTRYLNTGDWVESCTAIVESHDGVLEIIRWRASGAHPDAGNSGGRTALKPAGKLERERTVAA from the coding sequence ATGCATCCAAGGCTTGCGCAGGTTCGTATTCCGGAAAATACTTTGCCGTCGCGCTTTCCGGGAGACAGGCTCATTCGCAAGCATACCGCAGACACCGAAAACCGGATAAGGCACTTAAGAACCTTGTTCTTGTCTGACATTCACCTTGGGACCCGCGGGTGCCAGGCGGATGTTTTGCTGGATTTTCTGGCGCTGCACCACGCCGATACGATTTACCTGGTCGGCGACATCATCGATGGCTGGCGGTTGAAGCGCAAAAGATACTGGCCGGAAAGCCATCAAGCCGTGATCGATGAACTGCTGGCGCGCGGCAGGGCAGGCACCAAAATCATCTATTTGCCTGGAAATCACGACGAATTCTTGAAAGACACCCAGCCGCTTCGGTTTGGCTGTGTCGAGTTTACGGAAACCGCGGAGTTCGAGACTGCGGCCGGATACAAGTATCTCGTGCTCCATGGAGATCAGTACGATCTGATCGTGCAGAACGCAAAGTGGCTTGCCTTCTTGGGAGACCGGTTCTATGCGTTTGCCCTGTGGACAAACACATGGGTGAACATTGTCCGCCGGAAATTTGACTTGAATTACTGGTCGCTCGGGGCTTTTGCCAAACAGCATGTCAAACAGTTCGTCAACGTCATCAGCGCGTTTGAGCGTGAAGTGACCATGGATATCAAGAATCGTGGTTTGGACGGCGTTATCTGCGGTCATATTCATCATGCGACCGATCAGGAAATGAACGGCACGCGGTATTTGAACACCGGTGACTGGGTGGAAAGCTGCACGGCCATCGTTGAAAGCCATGACGGCGTTCTGGAGATCATTCGCTGGCGGGCCAGCGGCGCGCATCCTGACGCTGGAAATTCAGGCGGAAGAACGGCCTTGAAACCGGCCGGAAAACTTGAAAGAGAGCGGACCGTCGCTGCATGA
- a CDS encoding alpha/beta fold hydrolase, whose amino-acid sequence MSPVNNEARLAAFEARVSHHFADNNGTKIHFASAGEGPLVVFIHGFPDHWLTWWQQMDVLSKTHRTVAMDLRGFNLSDHPEDPSAYKPETLASDVCAVIDACGERDAVVIGHDWGGFVAWQTAMLFPERVQRLGIVNLPHPWAIARELANNPDQQKASGYARVFQQPGSESKLDFDRLSTWIHDPAFRTRHMAAMERSNRTGMLNYYRVCFPVEPYTERTETPPQIKMPVLVVHGTEDPYVLTAGHNNLWEYVEGSLTIRAWSRVSHFVQHDAPDRLTAALRSWIGETI is encoded by the coding sequence ATGTCTCCAGTTAACAACGAAGCCAGGTTGGCCGCCTTTGAGGCCCGGGTCAGCCATCATTTCGCCGACAATAACGGCACCAAGATCCATTTTGCCAGCGCAGGCGAGGGGCCGTTGGTTGTGTTTATACATGGGTTCCCTGATCATTGGCTCACCTGGTGGCAACAGATGGATGTATTGTCAAAGACCCACCGCACCGTTGCAATGGACCTTCGGGGTTTCAATCTCTCCGATCATCCGGAAGATCCATCTGCCTACAAACCGGAAACCCTGGCCTCAGATGTCTGTGCCGTGATTGATGCCTGCGGAGAACGCGACGCTGTCGTAATCGGTCATGACTGGGGCGGCTTTGTCGCCTGGCAAACGGCGATGCTGTTTCCAGAGCGGGTGCAGCGCCTCGGGATCGTCAATCTGCCGCATCCCTGGGCCATAGCACGCGAACTTGCGAACAATCCGGATCAACAAAAGGCCAGTGGGTATGCGCGGGTGTTTCAGCAGCCGGGCTCTGAATCCAAACTAGATTTCGATCGGCTCTCTACCTGGATCCATGATCCGGCGTTCCGCACCCGCCATATGGCAGCGATGGAGAGGTCCAATCGCACAGGTATGCTCAACTATTACCGGGTGTGTTTTCCTGTCGAGCCTTACACCGAACGCACCGAGACGCCGCCGCAAATCAAAATGCCGGTTCTCGTCGTTCATGGGACCGAAGACCCTTATGTCCTGACGGCCGGCCATAACAACCTTTGGGAGTACGTGGAGGGCAGTTTGACCATTCGGGCCTGGTCCCGTGTCAGCCATTTTGTTCAACATGATGCCCCAGACCGGCTGACTGCGGCATTGAGGAGCTGGATCGGCGAAACGATCTAG
- a CDS encoding TRAP transporter substrate-binding protein: MKKLTILSAVSAIALSMGTTAQAEELAVVGSWSGLPLHKQFEAPFWNDKLGEVSGGELSASLTTHDQMGISGGDVYRMMSQGVFDVGMTVADYAVSDSVALEALDVPMIATDADTAKKAVDAARPMVDDIYRDVFNAKVLGIAPYPPQVVFCNAEINSLDDLQGKKVRASGRMTAKFLEALGAEGVNIGFGEVPGALQRGVVDCAITGAGSGYNAGWWEVSTHLLPIPLGGWDPVVTAINLDKWNTLSDVQKAALEKGVKENLEDPAWEVAQNALNNDIACLTGNGECPYGDARGLVLVEATDEDQAKAKAVLISEVLPDWAERAGGDWAQRWSDSVGKVTGVSLEAK, encoded by the coding sequence ATGAAAAAACTCACGATCTTATCCGCCGTCTCCGCAATCGCGCTCTCCATGGGCACCACGGCCCAAGCCGAAGAACTTGCAGTTGTCGGCAGCTGGAGCGGCCTGCCGCTGCACAAGCAGTTCGAAGCCCCTTTCTGGAACGACAAACTGGGGGAAGTCTCCGGCGGCGAGCTGTCCGCTTCATTGACCACACATGACCAGATGGGCATTTCCGGCGGCGATGTTTATCGCATGATGTCGCAAGGCGTTTTTGATGTCGGCATGACTGTTGCCGACTATGCAGTTTCAGACAGCGTAGCGCTCGAGGCCTTGGACGTTCCGATGATTGCAACTGACGCTGACACTGCAAAAAAGGCGGTCGATGCGGCCCGGCCGATGGTCGATGACATCTACAGGGACGTCTTCAACGCCAAGGTCCTCGGCATTGCGCCGTACCCGCCTCAAGTTGTTTTCTGCAACGCCGAAATCAACTCCCTGGATGACCTTCAGGGCAAGAAAGTGCGCGCGTCCGGCCGGATGACCGCAAAGTTCTTGGAAGCTCTTGGCGCAGAGGGCGTCAACATCGGGTTTGGTGAGGTTCCGGGCGCGTTGCAGCGCGGCGTGGTGGATTGCGCCATTACCGGCGCCGGATCAGGTTACAATGCCGGCTGGTGGGAAGTCTCCACACATCTTCTGCCGATCCCGCTGGGGGGATGGGATCCGGTTGTGACCGCGATCAATCTCGACAAATGGAACACCCTGAGCGATGTACAGAAAGCAGCGCTTGAGAAAGGCGTGAAAGAGAACCTCGAAGACCCGGCGTGGGAAGTTGCTCAAAATGCACTCAATAATGACATCGCCTGCCTCACCGGCAACGGCGAGTGTCCTTATGGCGATGCGCGCGGCCTTGTGCTGGTTGAAGCCACAGACGAAGATCAGGCCAAGGCGAAAGCGGTTCTGATTTCTGAAGTGTTGCCGGACTGGGCTGAACGGGCAGGCGGAGACTGGGCACAGCGCTGGAGCGACAGCGTCGGCAAAGTCACCGGCGTTTCCCTGGAAGCGAAGTAA
- a CDS encoding TRAP transporter large permease, which produces MIAFTSFGLLGLLALSIPVGIVLFLLAFGIDTFFSPFPLMRGLGQVVWSSSNSATLIAIPLFVLLGEILVRSGVARRTYSALEKWVAWMPGGLIHANIATSTMFSATSGSSVATAATVATVAMPQAKELGYNQKLFSGAIAAGGTLGIMIPPSINLIVYGFLTESSIPQLFLAGLIPGLALAGLFMLITVLLCIFKPSLGGPKRPSSLAEKLSGLGDLLPILGLFAAIIGSIYAGWATPTEAATVGVALALLIAAQQKALNWEMLSEALRGAVKTSAMIMLVVIGAYVLNFALTAAGVSRSLQNLLGGLGLGPLETLLVIILMYIILGFFIETLSLMVATIPIVVPIIVQLGYDKIWFGILMIILVEMALITPPVGLNLYVVQAARKTGRFSDVMLGCIPYALAMLAMVGLLILMPQIALFLPSTL; this is translated from the coding sequence ATGATTGCGTTCACGTCTTTCGGGCTCCTTGGCCTGCTTGCGCTGTCCATCCCGGTCGGCATCGTCCTTTTCCTGCTGGCTTTCGGCATCGATACGTTTTTCAGCCCGTTTCCGCTGATGCGCGGCCTGGGGCAGGTGGTTTGGTCGTCTTCAAACAGCGCGACCCTAATCGCCATTCCGCTCTTTGTGCTTCTCGGTGAAATACTGGTTCGCAGCGGCGTTGCACGCCGAACCTATTCCGCACTGGAAAAATGGGTTGCCTGGATGCCGGGCGGTCTGATCCACGCGAACATTGCCACGTCGACCATGTTCTCAGCGACTTCGGGGTCTTCCGTAGCAACCGCGGCAACGGTTGCGACAGTCGCAATGCCGCAAGCCAAGGAGCTGGGGTACAATCAGAAGCTCTTTTCGGGGGCCATCGCGGCTGGTGGCACGCTCGGGATCATGATCCCTCCGTCGATTAACCTGATCGTTTATGGCTTTCTGACGGAAAGTTCCATCCCGCAGTTGTTTCTTGCCGGACTTATTCCAGGCCTCGCATTGGCGGGTCTGTTTATGCTGATCACAGTGCTCTTGTGCATCTTCAAGCCGTCACTGGGCGGTCCGAAACGGCCCAGTTCACTGGCTGAAAAGCTCTCGGGGCTTGGCGATCTTCTCCCGATCCTCGGTTTGTTTGCCGCAATCATCGGGTCGATCTATGCCGGGTGGGCAACACCGACGGAAGCCGCAACTGTTGGGGTGGCGCTAGCGCTGCTAATTGCCGCCCAGCAAAAGGCGCTCAATTGGGAGATGCTGTCCGAAGCGTTGCGCGGGGCCGTCAAGACATCGGCGATGATCATGCTGGTCGTCATCGGTGCCTATGTCCTCAATTTCGCCCTGACAGCTGCCGGTGTCAGCCGGTCCTTGCAGAATCTCTTGGGTGGATTGGGACTCGGGCCACTGGAGACGCTTCTGGTGATCATCCTCATGTACATCATTCTGGGCTTCTTCATTGAAACCCTGTCCCTGATGGTTGCGACCATTCCGATCGTTGTGCCGATTATTGTCCAGCTTGGCTACGACAAGATCTGGTTCGGCATCTTGATGATCATACTGGTGGAGATGGCGCTCATCACACCGCCGGTCGGGCTCAACCTCTATGTTGTGCAGGCTGCGCGAAAAACGGGCAGGTTCTCGGATGTGATGCTTGGCTGCATTCCCTACGCTTTGGCGATGCTTGCCATGGTCGGTCTGTTGATCCTGATGCCGCAAATTGCCTTGTTCCTTCCGTCTACACTTTGA